GTTATTACCTATAAAATATTGATTTTTACCATCCCGCACCGATGACAATGCCTGATAGTCATCATCGTAAAAGGCCATTCTGGCGTTAGGGAAGGCTTCTTTGGCGACACTGGAAAATGCGCAATCCTGCACGCAGGCAAGGGTCACTTCCTTATCCGTTTTTAGCGGCAGCAAGGTATTTTTGAGCGAAGTCACCAGCGTCGGCCAGGTTTTGATCAACGCCGAAGTCGTCAACAGAGCGCTTCCCACATCTTTGTGGACAGATAGCTGAGTGAGCAGCGTATCGACTTCGTGTCTCGAAAGCGCCGCAAGGGCTTCTTTCTCGCTATCGTACTGTTTAATAATAATTTTAATATGCAGATTTTTTTGCATCAGGGCCAGGTAATCGGCATTCACTCCCTGATAAATTCCCCCGGTACTTTCATAATCGATAGGGGAAACCTCCGGCAACCAGGTACCGACAGTGAGGTTTTTTTTGTGCTCCAGCCAAAACCGTTCTTCCGGGCTTAAACGAATATCCAGCACTGCGGGCTGGTAGTTACTTTTAAGCTCAATAACTTGTGTCGCGCCAAAGGTGGAAAAACTGCTCAAGCCAAAAACAATCATCAAATAAATAAACAAACGAGCCAGCATCTGATTACCCTATTTTATTTCTTTGCGCATAATCGTAGAGTTCCATCAATGAGGAGCAATCTAGTTTTTCCATTAAGCGAGTTTTATAGGTGCTCACCGTTTTATTACTGATATTCATTTTTCTGGCGATGGTGGTGTAATCAATGCCATTGAGAATATAACGCAGCACCTTCATTTCCTGGGTCGATAACGTATCCAGTTTGTCTTGCTCAGTAATGCTCGTACCAATAAAGCGTTCAAGAGAGAAAGGGAAATAGCTATAACCATTCTTTGCCGCGTCGATGGCAGCGAGAATATTGTTCATCCCCTCTTTTTTACTGACAAACCCATTCGCGCCACACTCTGCGCTACGCTTACCATAAAACAGTTCGTTTTTGGCCGAGATGATAATGATAAAGCCCGCGAAATGGCGTTTGCGTAATTGTTCCAGCACCTCAATGCCGCTAATGCAGGGGATATCAACATCGATTATCAGCAGATCCGGTTTGAGCCTCTCCGTGGTTTGCACCGCATGTTCGCCGCTATCGAGCTCAGTGATGACGGTGATGCCATTAGTATCGAGTAAATTGCGAATGGCGATCCGCGCCAATGGATGATCGTCAACGATTATCGCGTTCATTGCGTTAAGAAATCCTGATGTAATAAAAAATAGCGAAGTTAGCTATATTATTACTTTTTAGGGAGGATTCAGGGGTGGATGACATTTAGATATACAAGGAAAAGGTGTCCTTAAATATTTACACTGTGTACAACCCAGCAAAGAAAATGGCTTCTATTTATTCAGTTCATTACCTTTCATTTAAATTAATCCTGCTTAATATGATATCGATCATATTCTTGATGACACGTGTAGGAAATGTCTTCATATATTTTGCCGCATATTCAATCCTGAGATCATCAGATAAACACCTCATCGACCATCGCACTTCCCAGACGCATTGCGGAACAAATGCGTGGCAT
The nucleotide sequence above comes from Buttiauxella selenatireducens. Encoded proteins:
- the evgA gene encoding acid-sensing system DNA-binding response regulator EvgA; its protein translation is MNAIIVDDHPLARIAIRNLLDTNGITVITELDSGEHAVQTTERLKPDLLIIDVDIPCISGIEVLEQLRKRHFAGFIIIISAKNELFYGKRSAECGANGFVSKKEGMNNILAAIDAAKNGYSYFPFSLERFIGTSITEQDKLDTLSTQEMKVLRYILNGIDYTTIARKMNISNKTVSTYKTRLMEKLDCSSLMELYDYAQRNKIG